From the Rhinatrema bivittatum chromosome 3, aRhiBiv1.1, whole genome shotgun sequence genome, one window contains:
- the LOC115087523 gene encoding retinol dehydrogenase 7-like isoform X2: MWLWLLALLGLYFLYRWYRDRQILQNLPDKYVLITGCDSGFGNLLAKQLDRKGMRVLAACLTQRGAEQLKEATSQRLQTLILDVADSQSVAAAADWVKQQVGDRGLWGLVNNAGILIPVAPNEWLIKDDFLKILNVNLVGVIDVTLPLLPLIRKAKGRIVNVSSIAGRLALCGGGYCISKYGVEAFSDSLRRELHSFGVKVSIINPDFFKTMILKANVLQENFQQVWSRIPKETKEHYGQKYFENCQTAPSMTSGC, encoded by the exons ATGTGGCTCTGGCTGCTGGCCCTCCTGGGGCTCTACTTTCTGTACCGCTGGTACCGGGACAGACAGATACTCCAGAACCTCCCAGATAAATATGTGCTCATCACTGGCTGTGACTCGGGCTTTGGAAACCTGCTGGCCAAACAGCTGGACCGGAAGGGCATGCGGGTGCTGGCGGCTTGTCTGACGCAGCGAGGGGCGGAGCAGCTGAAGGAAGCCACCTCCCAGAGACTGCAAACGCTAATCCTGGATGTCGCCGATAGCCAAAGTGTCGCTGCTGCTGCCGATTGGGTAAAACAGCAAGTGGGAGACAGAG GGCTCTGGGGTCTGGTAAACAATGCTGGGATTTTAATCCCAGTAGCCCCCAACGAATGGCTAATCAAGGATGACTTCCTGAAGATACTGAATGTAAACTTGGTGGGGGTCATCGACGTgaccctccccctgctccccctgATCAGAAAAGCCAAAGGCAGGATCGTCAATGTCTCCAGCATAGCGGGCAGGTTAGCCCTCTGTGGAGGGGGCTACTGCATCTCCAAATATGGAGTGGAAGCTTTTTCCGACAGCCTCAG GCGTGAGCTGCACTCTTTTGGAGTGAAAGTCTCCATCATCAACCCTGACTTTTTTAAAACAATGATCCTCAAAGCAAACGTCCTTCAGGAGAACTTCCAGCAGGTTTGGAGCCGCATTCCCAAGGAGACCAAGGAGCACTATGGACAGAAGTACTTTGAAAACT